From Paenibacillus antri:
TCGAAGAACGCGTCTCCCCGTTGTTCGAGCAAATCCCGCGGAAGAATCGAAGCGCCGTCGAAGCCGAGGATGCGGGGAAACCAGACGCATGGCTCGTTAAGCTCGAATTCCACGACATGCGAGTGGAGCGCGGCGACGCCGCGGAGCAAGCCGAAATTCGGATGCCGTCTTAACCGCTCGAACGTAAAAACGACGTCGTCCGCGGTCAGCTCCCGCTTATGATGGAACAACGCCCCTTTGCGCAAATACGCCGTCCACCGGCGTCCCTCGGCGTCAGATTCCCAGTGGTGGGCGAGCCTCGGGACGACGTCTTCCTGTTCGGGACAGTACTTGACGAGCGTATCGAAAATTTGCCGGCACAGATGCCCTTCCCCGACGAAGTAGATGCGGGCGGGATCGAGCGAGCCGATCTGGTCGTACACCGGAACGCGAAGCGTATCCAGCGCCCGTTCGCTTCGGTCCTCCCGCGAGAAACCGAAGAAATCGTTCAACCACGACGAAAAGCGCTCCGCGCCCTCGGGCAGTCGTCCTCGCTCCTGCACGAGCCGGATCGCGCCTCGAACGTCCCCTTGCTCGGCAAGCCGCCGGGCGACCTCCTCCACGATTCGCTCTCGATCGGCGAGCAGCTCGATTTCCGACGTGCGTCCGCGGCCGCGGCCCGGGTGCCAGGCGATCCACGCGGCTTCTTCCATCTTGCGCAGGATGAACTTCGCGTTCCTCTCCGTACACTGGAACACATGGGCGAGCCGCTCCAGCGTAACGGGCGTTCGATCGCCGGCTCTCGCGACGTCCAGCGCATCGGACAAATTCATGTAATGCGTCTCGAGTTGCATGCTCCGCTCCCCCTTCAAGTCTTCGTATCGAAAAGGTGAAAAGGAAAAACTTTGATTTTCACTTTTCTTCTCCTTTTAAAAGCTTACAATGAATATAGGAGAACGTTCAAGGGGGAATTCGGGATGCACCATCCTTTTTTCGAAGAATGGAAGGCGCAAGAAGAAGCGAGAACATTGGAACAAGTCGGGAGGCACGCTTGGAAGTCCTCCGTCGCGGAACCGTCGCTGGCGGAGCCGTCGTTCGCGGAGCGTTGCGGAGACCGCGTGTGGCGGCTGCGGCTCCGCTTCGCATCGCTTCAAGTATGCGTCTCGTTCCGTTGGCGCGGACAGCTCGACCGGTAATCGGGGATTTCCCCGGTCTTCCGACGGTTTCCCTTTCGCCCGAAACGCGATACACTATCCTGTAATGGATAGGGAGAAGAGAGAGGGCGTTACGGGTGGAGTTCGAGGCATTGTTGGCCGATTTCGGCTATGCGGCATTATTTTTGGCTTTTTGCTTAGGGATCGTCGGACTTCCGATTCCGAACGAGGTCGTCGTCATGTCGGGCGGCGCGGTGTCCTCGGAGGGGCTGCTGCTTCCGGTTCCTGCGTTCCTCATGGCGTTCGGCGGCATCTGCTGCGGACTGACCGTCGGCTTCGTCATCGGCCGGTACGTCGGATTGCCGATCTTGAAGCGGTTCAGCGCAAGGGGACCCAAATTCGAAAAAAATATCGAGCGGGCGCAGCAGCTCGTCGGTAAATACGGAAGCGCCGCGCTGTTATTCACGTATTTCATTCCGTTCCTTCGCAATTTGATGCCGTACGTCGTCGGCGCCAATGCGATGAAATACCGGACGTTCGCGTTGTACGCATATACCGGCGCGTTCCTATGGACGGCGATCTTTTTCCTCGTCGGTTACTTCACCGGATCCAACGTTGCATGGGAAGCATGGGAATAATGAAGAACAACGATGGAAGGGAGCGTTCGCCCTCGCGGCTGAACGCTCTTTTTTTGACGCATAATACGGGTGTCTCGTCACAAGGAAGGAGGGATACCGATGGGCAGAGGCAATAACAAGCAGTCCGTGGACAATAACGAGTCCCAGATGCCGCAAGCGCCGAAGTACGACGTGCGCGACCGCGGCGCCGCTTCGGAAACCGAGTTCGCGCAGGAGCTCGGGGACCGCTACGAGGTCGAGCGGAAGCAGGGCTTTCCGGCGACGGGCGTTCGAAGAAAAAGGAAGTAACGCGCCTTACCAGCGTTCGCCGGCGATGTCGGCGGGCGCTTTTTTCTTATCCGCAAGAAGTCAACCACAGTTAAATGATGACCCGTACTCCCCACCGGGAGTTAACCCGATCGTCTCGTCCGTATGGTAAGGTTAATAGCAGAACGGACGAAAAAGGAGCAACGAAACATGAAGCTATCCGTATTTACGGTCGCGACGCCGGATTTGACGCCGGCCGAACTGATCCCGGTCGCGAAGGAAGCCGGACTGGACGGTTTGGAATGGCGGTACACGTCTACTGCTCCGGAGCGGAGGAACGAAGCCCCGTCCTTCTGGGGCAACAACTTATGTACGATCGATCCGGCGACGACGACGGACGAGGAACTGGACGCTCTCGCGGAAACGGTCCGCGGCCATGGGTTGACGACGGCGGCGCTGACGCCGTATTTAACCGCCGGCGACGTCGAAGGGACCGAACGGGCGATGCGCCATGCGGCGCGGCTCGGAGCGAAGGCGATCCGCGTCGGCGTACCGCGGTACGACCGCACGGCCGATTATAACGAATTGTTTGCGAAAGCGGTTGCGTACCTGGAATCGGTCGAAACGCTGTCGGAGAAATACGGCGTGAAGGGACTCGTCGAGACGCATCACATGACGATCACCGCCAGCGCTTCGCTAGCGCATCGACTTGTCGGCCGGTTTTCTCCGGAGCACGTCGGCGTGCTGTACGACCCCGGCAACTTGATCCACGAAGGCTACGAGAACTACCGCATGGGATTGGAGCTGCTCGGACCGCACCTCGCTCACGTACACGTGAAGAACGCGGGTTGGTTCCCGGGCGAAACCGCCGGTGCGCCGTGGACATGCCGGTGGGTCGCGATGGACCGGGGCATCGTCGATTGGAAACAGGTGCTCGCCGATCTGAAGTCGGTCGGGTACGACGGTTGGTTCGGCGTCGAGGATTTCAGCGGCACGCACGACACGAAGACGATGCTCGCGACGTATGCGACATGGTTTCGCTCCTTGGCGGAGCAAGCGTAAGGATACCATTTTCGAACGGGGAGAGATCAAGCATGAATCAAGTCCGAATCGGCATCGTCGGCATGGGCAACATGGGGTGGGGCCATGCGAAGTACCTTACGGAAGGCAAAGTGAAGGGCGCCGTATTGACGGCGGTCAGCGACTTGTTCGAATCGAAGCGACGGCAGGCGAAAGAGACGTTCGGCGAAGGGCTCGCGACGTTCGAATCCGCGGAGGAGCTGTTCGCCTCCGGCCTCGTGGACGCTGTGCTCGTCGCGACGCCGCACTACGATCACCCGGAATGCGCGATTCTCGCGTTCCGCCACGGGCTCCATGTCCTCGTTGAGAAGCCGGCAGGGGTATATACGAAGCAAGTGCGCCTCATGAACGAAGCGGCGGCGGCGAGCGGGAAAGTATTTTCCATCATGTACAACCAACGCACGAACCCGATCTATATGAAGCTGCGCGATCTGATCGCCTCCGGCGAGCTGGGGGAAATCCGGCGGACGAACTGGATCATCACGAACTGGTACCGTTCGCAAAGCTACTACAACTCGGGCGGCTGGCGCGCGACGTGGGCGGGCGAAGGCGGCGGCGTCTTGATCAACCAGGACCCGCATCAGCTCGATCTGTGGCAGTGGACGATCGGCATGATGCCGACCCGCGTCCGCGCGTTCTGCCATTTCGGCAAGTACCGCGACATCGAGGTCGAGGACGACGTAACCGCCTATGTCGAATACGCGAACGGCGCCACCGGCGTGTTCGTGACGACGACCGGCGAAGCGCCGGGCACGAACCGGTTCGAAGTGACGGGCGACCGCGGCAAGATCGTCATCGAAGACGGCAAGCTGACGTTCTGGCGTCTGCGCGTGTCCGAGCCGGAATTCAACGCGACGTACACGGGCGGCTTCGGGCAGCCGGAATGCTGGAAGTGCGACATTCCGATTCATGGGACCAGCCCCGAGCATATGGGCATTACGCAAAACTTCGTCGATGCGATACTGAACGGCGCGCCGCTCATCGCTCCCGGAGAAGAAGGCATCAAGGGGCTTACGCTGTCGAACGCGATGCATCTGTCCACCTGGACCGACAATTGGGTCGATCTTCCGATCGACGAAGAGCTGTACTACGAGCTGCTGCAGGAGCGTATTCGCGCTTCGACGTTCAAGAAGCCGGAAGCTTCGGGCGACAAGGTGCTGAGCGTCGGCGGCACGTTCAATTCTTAAGGGCGGGGGATTCGGGAAAATGGTGCAAAAAAACGACGGCATGAACTATGCCCCGCAAGGGAAACCGAAGCCGGTCGTCGGTTCGGGCGAATTCGTCTTCGCCGCGACGGCGCTGGAGCACGGGCACATCTACGGGCAATGCAACGGCTTGGTCGAGGCGGGCGGCACGCTGAAGTGGGTGTACGACCCCGATCCGAAGAAGGTCGAAGCGTTCGCGGCGAAATACCCGGGCGTACAGGTCGCTAGATCGTTGGATGAAATATTGCAGGACGCCGACGTCCGTCTCGTGGCGGGAGCGGCGATCCCTTCCGATCGATGCGCCCTCGGCCTTACGGTTATGAAGCATGGCAAAGATTACTTCACGGATAAGACGCCGTTCACTTCGCTCGAGCAGGTGGAGGCGGCTCGCGAAGCCGCGGCCGCTACCGGCCAGAAGTACATGGTGTATTACAGCGAACGGCTGCACGTCGAGAGCGCGGTGTTCGCGGGGCAGCTCATCGCGGACGGCGCGATCGGGCGCGTCGTGCAGGTGATCGGCACGGGGCCACATCGGTTGAACGCGCCGTCGCGGCCGGACTGGTTTTTCAAGAAAGCGCAATACGGCGGCATTCTGTGCGACATCGGCAGCCATCAGATCGAACAGTTCTTGTTCTATGCAGGCTGCTCCGACGCGCGGGTCGCGTCGAGCAAGGTCGCGAACTATCATAACAAGGATTATCCGGAGCTGGAGGATTTCGGCGACGCGACGCTCGTCGGCGACAACGGCGCGACCAACTATTTCCGCGTCGACTGGCTGACGCCGAACGGACTCGGCACGTGGGGCGACGGCCGGACGATCATCCTCGGCACCGAGGGCTATATCGAGCTTCGGAAGTACATCGACATTGCGCGCGAGAAGTCGGGAGATCATCTGTACTTGGTCAACGGCGAAGGGGAGAAGCACTTGTCGCTCCGCGGCCAGGTCGGGTACCCGTTCTTCGGCGAATTGATCTTGGATTGCCTGAACCGAACGGAGAAGGCGATGACGCAGGCGCACGCGTTCAAAGCCGGCGAATTGTGCGTCCGGGCGCAGCTGCAAGCCGAGCGGGTAGAATAAGCGAGGCGGATCTTGTACAATGGGGGAAAGCCTGATTCGGGAAGGATCCCTGGACATGAGACCCGTAGAGCTCGGACATCGGAAAGATCACCCGTTGGAGATGACGTTCCATTCGCATCCTTACTATGAAATTTTCTTTTTTCACAGCGGACGATGCAATTACGTCATCGGGCCGAACGTCTACTCGCTGTCGCCCGGCGACCTCATTTTGATGCACGGCATGACGCTGCACACGCCGAATCCGGATACGCGGGTGCCGTATGTGCGGAGCATGATTCATTTCCAACCGGAGTTCCTGCATGAGTTTATGAATCGGAAATATATCGCTCCGCTGCTGAGACCCTTCGAAGAGCTGCGCAATTACCGGCTGCAGACCGGGGCGCGGAAGGACGAGGTCGAGCGGCTGCTCGCGGATATGGCGGCGCTGCAGGACTCGCCGGAGGAGCGCGCCTACGAGCGGTTCTTGCTGCGATTTATCGACTTGCTGTACGTCGTGGGCGAGCTGTGCCGCTCGCCGATGGCGGCGGACGCCGTCGACGGCGTCCGCTCGGAGCGGGAGCATCATGTGCAGCGCGTGATCGACTTCATCGAGTCGCATTACGCGGAGGACTTCTCGATGGAGGACGTGGAGCGGGAGCTGCACGTCAGCCGACATTATCTCGCCCGGGTGTTCAAGGCGTGGACCGGCTGGACCGTGTTCCAGTTTCTGTATCAGCGCCGGATCAATCAGGCGAAGACGTTGTTCCTCGTCGACGGCGAGCTGTCCGTCTCCGAAGTGAGCGAGCGCGTCGGCTTCAAGCATCTGTCTCACTTCAGCCGCGTCTTCAAGCAGTGGGAAGGCTGCGCGCCCGAGCAATACAAGCGGTCGCTCGCCGCCTCGCCTCGTTCGTGGCGGAGTTGAGCGGGCGTCAGGGAGCATGGTATCATATCTATATCGAAAATAACTTCTGCGCGCAAAGCATGCGCCGCCGGCCTAATGGGCCAGCGGCGCTTTTTTTTGTTGTTGCGCTATATTTTCAGGAAGGGGAGACGGGTGTTGCTGTTCGAGGAACAATTCGAAGCTTGGCATCGGGGACATGTCGAGGCGAGCGCGGGAGAGCGTCGCCGGCGGTTGAAGGAAAAGTACGGGGATGCGGAAAAGTTGTTTTTACGCAATGTGTGGTTCCCGGCGTTCAAGTCGTTGGATGGTCTGTTTCCTGAACATGAAGTGCTGGATGCGGAAGGGAAGACGAGATTCATGGACCACGCCTACATCGCGCCGGGTTTCTTATGGGGGTTCGAGGTGGACGGGTACGGACCGCATTTGAGAGACATCGATCGGCGTCAGTTCGCGGACGAGCGCAGAAGGGATGTGAGTTTGAAGGCCCTTGGTTGGCGAATCGCGCGGTTTGCATTCGACGACGTCAACGAGAAGCCTTGGGTTTGCCGCCGGCTGTTAGAGATGATTTTGGGTGGATCGGCGAAGGAGAGGGAGGGGAATGCAGAAAGCTTCAGCAAGGACCGCGTCATTAGGCATGCGATGGCGTTGGGAGGGACGATTAGCATAAGGGAGGCCCGGGGACTCCTTGGACAGAGCGATAAGCCGACGCTTGCCCTGCTTCGCGCGCTGGTCCGCGATGGCTTGCTTGAGCCATGCAGCGAGGGGGCGCAGCGGGTGCACCGGTACCGTCTCCGCAAGGAGGCGTTGGCGGAGTACTGGGGGACACATCCGTATAGGAGTCCGAAGAAATAATCGGAGGATATCCGACTAATGGAGCCGCGGAGGCCGCTGGAGGCGGGATAGTCGGAGTTTTTCCGACTAATGGCGCCGCGGAGGCTGGAGGAGGCGGGATAGTCGGAGAATGTCCGACTAATCGGCCCTCGGAAGCCGCTGGAGGCGGGATAGTCGGAGATTGTCCGACTAATGGCGCCGCGGAGGCCGGTGGAGGCGGGATAGTCGGAGAATGTCCGTCTAATCGGCCCTCGGAAGCCGGTGGAGGCGGGATAGTCGGAGAATGTCCGACTAATGTCGCCGCGGAGACCGCTGGAAGCGGGATAGTCGGAGTTTATCCGACTAATCGGCCCGCGGAGGCCGCTGGAGGCGGGATAGTCGGAGATTGTCCGACTAATGGCGCCTCGTAAGCCGGTGGAGGAGGGATAGTCGGAGTTTTTCCGACTAATGGCGCCGCGGAGGTTGGAGGAGGCGGGATAGTCGGAGAATGTCCGACTAATGGCGCCGCGGAGGCGGGCGGGGGCGGGATAGTCGGAGAATGTCCGACTCTCGTTACGCCCCGCCGTAGATCGTCTGCCGCACGGAAGCGTCGACCTCGTCGGGTCGGCCGTCGAAGACGACGCGGCCCTCGCGAAGGCCGACGATCCGGTTGCAGTACGCGAGGGCGAGCTCGACGTCGTGCAAGTTGACGACGGTGACGCGGCGGGCGTCCTCCCGGTGAATGCGGGCGAGCAGCTCGAGGATGCCGCGCGAGGTGACCGGGTCGAGGCTCGACACCGGCTCGTCCGCGAGCAGCACCGCGGGGCGCTGCACGAGCGCGCGAGCGATCGCGACGCGCTGCCGCTGGCCGCCGCTGAGCTGCTCGACGCGGCGCGGACCGAAGCCGCCGAGCTCGACCGCTTCCAGCGCGGCCGCCGCCGCGGCGCGTTCCCGCGCGCTGAAAAACCCGAGCGCGTTGCGCCATGCCGGACGCTGCCCGATCGCGCCGAGCAGCACGTTCGTCAGCGCGCTCGTACGAGGGACGAGTCCGAATTGCTGGAACACCATGCCGATGCCCGCGCGGCAATCGCGAAGCGCCCGCGAACCGAGCCGCGTCACGTCCCGGCCGTCGATCTCGACCGAACCCGACGACGGCTTGACCAGCGCGTTGATGCAGCGGATAAGCGTCGACTTGCCCGCGCCGCTGCGTCCGAGCACGCCCGTCATCTCGCCGGGGCGGAAG
This genomic window contains:
- a CDS encoding Gfo/Idh/MocA family protein — translated: MVQKNDGMNYAPQGKPKPVVGSGEFVFAATALEHGHIYGQCNGLVEAGGTLKWVYDPDPKKVEAFAAKYPGVQVARSLDEILQDADVRLVAGAAIPSDRCALGLTVMKHGKDYFTDKTPFTSLEQVEAAREAAAATGQKYMVYYSERLHVESAVFAGQLIADGAIGRVVQVIGTGPHRLNAPSRPDWFFKKAQYGGILCDIGSHQIEQFLFYAGCSDARVASSKVANYHNKDYPELEDFGDATLVGDNGATNYFRVDWLTPNGLGTWGDGRTIILGTEGYIELRKYIDIAREKSGDHLYLVNGEGEKHLSLRGQVGYPFFGELILDCLNRTEKAMTQAHAFKAGELCVRAQLQAERVE
- a CDS encoding DedA family protein — translated: MEFEALLADFGYAALFLAFCLGIVGLPIPNEVVVMSGGAVSSEGLLLPVPAFLMAFGGICCGLTVGFVIGRYVGLPILKRFSARGPKFEKNIERAQQLVGKYGSAALLFTYFIPFLRNLMPYVVGANAMKYRTFALYAYTGAFLWTAIFFLVGYFTGSNVAWEAWE
- a CDS encoding YfhD family protein, yielding MGRGNNKQSVDNNESQMPQAPKYDVRDRGAASETEFAQELGDRYEVERKQGFPATGVRRKRK
- a CDS encoding DNA-binding response regulator, which gives rise to MLLFEEQFEAWHRGHVEASAGERRRRLKEKYGDAEKLFLRNVWFPAFKSLDGLFPEHEVLDAEGKTRFMDHAYIAPGFLWGFEVDGYGPHLRDIDRRQFADERRRDVSLKALGWRIARFAFDDVNEKPWVCRRLLEMILGGSAKEREGNAESFSKDRVIRHAMALGGTISIREARGLLGQSDKPTLALLRALVRDGLLEPCSEGAQRVHRYRLRKEALAEYWGTHPYRSPKK
- a CDS encoding Gfo/Idh/MocA family protein, which translates into the protein MNQVRIGIVGMGNMGWGHAKYLTEGKVKGAVLTAVSDLFESKRRQAKETFGEGLATFESAEELFASGLVDAVLVATPHYDHPECAILAFRHGLHVLVEKPAGVYTKQVRLMNEAAAASGKVFSIMYNQRTNPIYMKLRDLIASGELGEIRRTNWIITNWYRSQSYYNSGGWRATWAGEGGGVLINQDPHQLDLWQWTIGMMPTRVRAFCHFGKYRDIEVEDDVTAYVEYANGATGVFVTTTGEAPGTNRFEVTGDRGKIVIEDGKLTFWRLRVSEPEFNATYTGGFGQPECWKCDIPIHGTSPEHMGITQNFVDAILNGAPLIAPGEEGIKGLTLSNAMHLSTWTDNWVDLPIDEELYYELLQERIRASTFKKPEASGDKVLSVGGTFNS
- the phnC gene encoding phosphonate ABC transporter ATP-binding protein, which codes for MTVRLRRVTVDYASGGGLPALRDVTLDFRPGEMTGVLGRSGAGKSTLIRCINALVKPSSGSVEIDGRDVTRLGSRALRDCRAGIGMVFQQFGLVPRTSALTNVLLGAIGQRPAWRNALGFFSARERAAAAAALEAVELGGFGPRRVEQLSGGQRQRVAIARALVQRPAVLLADEPVSSLDPVTSRGILELLARIHREDARRVTVVNLHDVELALAYCNRIVGLREGRVVFDGRPDEVDASVRQTIYGGA
- a CDS encoding sugar phosphate isomerase/epimerase family protein, whose protein sequence is MKLSVFTVATPDLTPAELIPVAKEAGLDGLEWRYTSTAPERRNEAPSFWGNNLCTIDPATTTDEELDALAETVRGHGLTTAALTPYLTAGDVEGTERAMRHAARLGAKAIRVGVPRYDRTADYNELFAKAVAYLESVETLSEKYGVKGLVETHHMTITASASLAHRLVGRFSPEHVGVLYDPGNLIHEGYENYRMGLELLGPHLAHVHVKNAGWFPGETAGAPWTCRWVAMDRGIVDWKQVLADLKSVGYDGWFGVEDFSGTHDTKTMLATYATWFRSLAEQA
- a CDS encoding AraC family transcriptional regulator: MRPVELGHRKDHPLEMTFHSHPYYEIFFFHSGRCNYVIGPNVYSLSPGDLILMHGMTLHTPNPDTRVPYVRSMIHFQPEFLHEFMNRKYIAPLLRPFEELRNYRLQTGARKDEVERLLADMAALQDSPEERAYERFLLRFIDLLYVVGELCRSPMAADAVDGVRSEREHHVQRVIDFIESHYAEDFSMEDVERELHVSRHYLARVFKAWTGWTVFQFLYQRRINQAKTLFLVDGELSVSEVSERVGFKHLSHFSRVFKQWEGCAPEQYKRSLAASPRSWRS